In one Desulfoferula mesophila genomic region, the following are encoded:
- a CDS encoding SLC13 family permease, translating to MKQFKRCWLGLGLAALMILLGGSALADPVAAAPASGASPPGNSAERPVAKSSRAPRHVSIRLEHPERVLVAGETGYLDLEARLITPQGAAGPALTWDTGEKGPVTLYIASSSGSGIAFLDKAHPERPHQHILVQFKRPEGNLAQPLRTRVEYTVTSRTKAGKHSFWLDIFAELKTPDGTLVHDAGAMRLPFEVDTHLRTKLLMLAVVAAAVFLFIVEWVRVDVVAIVMMVLLPELGLLNSADTFRGLSSNAVVAIIGVMIISYGLNRAGLVHRIIQPILGFVSKSPSRLVVTFSSLIAAISGVMQNTGAAVLFLPAVRSVTFQKLKVPISRVLMPIGMAAILGGTLTMIGTSPLILLNDILPPGMAKFGFLELTPIGLALALAGIAYLSTGGMKMLAKISARQSDLSNGSANGGEPSFLSSYPLIQGPYEILVPEGYRPGEGPQELVHIRRRFLVNIVAVSKNGGACDSSPLPGTALRAGMVLCAYGPKDEVAAFVSQYGLVLRDGPQVFKDNMFNPNLAGIVEGVVSPRSSLIGQTIKDIRFRETFGVSPLAVHQGGRTYYQELADLPLQSGDTLLLHGTWEKFEALQAFHQNFIIITPFDQEFHKPEKAKWALICFLVALAMMIVSSFYFQNLPYNPIPLSVCLMVGAVGMVLSKVITISEAYHAVDWRTVFLLGGLIPLGMAVDQTGTANWIAKGIVLGLGSLMSPLLLLLVLALLSAAFTLVISNVGAATLLVPLGISIAHHIGIDPRVAAIVVGLGVSNSFLLPTHQVNALYMGPGEYKTRDYISIGGILSVIYIVVLVAMTYLFYL from the coding sequence ATGAAACAATTCAAACGCTGTTGGTTGGGGTTGGGCCTGGCGGCCCTGATGATTCTCCTGGGTGGTTCCGCATTGGCCGACCCGGTGGCGGCCGCTCCCGCTTCCGGCGCTTCCCCGCCCGGCAATAGCGCGGAGCGTCCCGTGGCCAAGTCCTCCCGCGCTCCCCGCCACGTCAGCATCCGCCTGGAGCATCCCGAGCGGGTGCTGGTGGCCGGCGAGACCGGCTACCTCGACCTGGAAGCGCGCTTGATCACGCCCCAAGGCGCCGCGGGCCCCGCCCTTACCTGGGACACGGGGGAAAAAGGGCCGGTCACCCTGTATATCGCCTCTTCCAGCGGCAGCGGCATCGCCTTTTTGGACAAGGCCCATCCCGAGCGGCCCCATCAACACATCCTGGTGCAATTCAAAAGGCCGGAGGGCAACCTGGCCCAGCCCCTGCGGACCCGAGTGGAGTACACGGTGACCAGCCGCACCAAGGCCGGCAAGCACAGTTTTTGGCTGGACATCTTCGCCGAGTTGAAAACCCCGGACGGCACCCTGGTGCACGATGCCGGGGCCATGCGCCTGCCCTTCGAGGTGGACACCCACCTGCGCACCAAGCTGCTCATGCTGGCCGTGGTGGCGGCGGCGGTGTTTTTGTTCATCGTGGAGTGGGTGCGGGTGGACGTGGTGGCCATCGTGATGATGGTGCTCCTGCCCGAGCTGGGCCTATTAAATTCCGCCGACACCTTCCGGGGGCTGAGCAGCAACGCGGTGGTGGCCATCATCGGGGTGATGATAATCAGCTACGGCCTCAACCGGGCCGGTTTGGTGCATCGCATCATCCAGCCCATCCTGGGCTTTGTCAGCAAAAGCCCCTCGCGCCTGGTGGTGACCTTCTCCTCGCTCATCGCGGCCATCTCCGGGGTAATGCAAAACACCGGGGCCGCGGTGCTGTTTTTGCCCGCCGTGCGCTCGGTTACTTTCCAGAAGCTCAAGGTGCCCATCTCCCGGGTGCTCATGCCCATAGGCATGGCCGCCATCCTGGGCGGCACCCTGACCATGATCGGCACCAGCCCCCTGATCCTGCTCAACGACATCCTTCCGCCGGGCATGGCCAAGTTCGGCTTCCTGGAACTCACCCCCATCGGCCTGGCCCTGGCCCTGGCGGGCATCGCCTATCTCTCCACCGGCGGCATGAAGATGCTGGCCAAGATTTCCGCCCGGCAATCGGATCTGTCCAACGGCTCGGCCAACGGAGGCGAGCCAAGCTTTCTCAGCTCCTATCCCCTGATCCAGGGCCCCTATGAGATCCTGGTCCCCGAGGGCTACCGCCCGGGGGAGGGCCCCCAGGAGCTGGTGCACATCAGGCGGCGTTTCCTGGTGAACATCGTGGCCGTGTCCAAGAACGGCGGCGCGTGCGATTCCTCGCCCCTGCCCGGTACCGCCCTGCGGGCCGGCATGGTCCTGTGCGCCTATGGCCCCAAGGATGAGGTGGCGGCCTTTGTGTCGCAGTACGGCCTGGTGCTCCGGGACGGCCCTCAGGTGTTCAAGGACAACATGTTCAACCCCAACCTGGCGGGCATCGTGGAGGGGGTGGTTTCGCCCCGTTCCAGCCTTATCGGCCAGACCATCAAGGACATCCGTTTCCGCGAGACCTTTGGGGTGAGCCCCCTGGCGGTGCACCAGGGCGGGCGCACCTATTACCAGGAGCTGGCCGACCTGCCCCTGCAGTCGGGCGACACCCTGCTGTTGCACGGCACCTGGGAAAAATTCGAGGCCTTGCAGGCGTTCCACCAAAACTTCATCATCATCACCCCCTTTGACCAGGAATTCCACAAGCCGGAAAAGGCCAAGTGGGCCCTCATCTGCTTTTTGGTGGCCCTGGCCATGATGATCGTCTCCAGCTTCTATTTTCAGAATCTGCCCTACAACCCCATCCCCCTGTCGGTCTGCCTGATGGTGGGGGCGGTGGGCATGGTGCTCAGCAAGGTCATCACCATCAGCGAGGCCTACCATGCGGTGGACTGGCGCACCGTGTTTTTGCTGGGCGGCCTTATTCCCCTGGGCATGGCCGTGGACCAGACCGGCACGGCCAACTGGATCGCCAAGGGCATCGTCTTGGGCCTGGGCAGCCTCATGTCCCCGCTGCTGCTGCTGTTGGTCTTGGCCCTGCTCAGCGCCGCCTTCACCCTGGTGATCTCCAACGTGGGCGCGGCCACCCTGCTGGTGCCCTTGGGCATCTCCATCGCCCACCATATAGGTATCGACCCCCGGGTGGCCGCCATCGTGGTGGGCCTGGGGGTGTCCAACTCCTTTTTGCTGCCCACCCACCAGGTCAACGCCTTGTACATGGGCCCCGGCGAGTACAAGACCCGGGACTACATCAGCATCGGCGGCATCCTGAGCGTTATCTACATCGTGGTGCTGGTGGCCATGACTTACCTGTTCTACCTGTAG
- a CDS encoding sulfurtransferase, which translates to MGLTLVIMVCGLLLAGTAWAAPPATDQGRLVSAKWLQQHQNEANLVLIDASPTQDYLKGHIKGAVSCSFDKDHYMSYGINTSYGGNDLINSPTDPLPWQDGPTPYIQQVMRSLGINNNSKVVVYDNGGHFRAARFYWTLTHNGAKDAYILDGGLAKWKAMGLPTVTEVAKAKPGDFVAKPVGDAAIATTDYILSKQFKPDTVLVYAVTPVWFYGPYQAYSKLGHIPGSVMVSYPDYFQKDKTWKSKEELQRLFASVGATPDKETICYCGGNPAASCLYFTLKHVLGYPKVRYYYQGSTMGWLDDPRDLPLHTYWNQHLLRDPYFVRWWGGKRIQYLVGDSQVLTVDVRSPQAYQAGHIPYAVNVPVSDLTGKLGADPAKWAQLLGDKGAADFKQLVIVDDTSTPNACLMFWLAEYMGRPKVSVLNGGMKAWQDHKLKVTDKPTVIAPAKTKYDVAIQPAKIKARPQAAVRLADAGQKPDFLGYPRVYINASANSAQLPFDPAGAKVVNIPAGKNFNEYGILDFASNLIKLYEDAGVYKQAEVVCYSDKPEEAAAAYYALRTLGYPKVMVYYPAK; encoded by the coding sequence TTGGGCCTGACGCTGGTAATCATGGTTTGCGGCTTGTTGTTGGCCGGCACCGCCTGGGCTGCTCCCCCAGCGACGGACCAGGGACGGCTGGTCAGCGCCAAGTGGCTGCAACAGCACCAGAACGAGGCCAACCTGGTGCTCATCGACGCGTCCCCCACCCAGGATTATCTCAAAGGTCACATCAAGGGAGCGGTGAGCTGCTCCTTTGACAAGGACCATTACATGTCCTACGGCATCAACACCTCTTACGGCGGCAACGATCTGATCAACAGCCCCACCGATCCCCTGCCTTGGCAGGACGGCCCCACCCCCTACATCCAGCAGGTGATGCGCTCCCTGGGCATCAACAACAATTCCAAGGTGGTGGTCTACGACAACGGCGGCCATTTCCGGGCCGCCCGTTTTTATTGGACCCTCACCCACAACGGCGCCAAGGACGCCTATATCCTGGACGGCGGGTTGGCCAAGTGGAAGGCCATGGGCCTGCCCACGGTGACCGAGGTGGCCAAGGCCAAGCCCGGCGATTTCGTGGCCAAGCCGGTGGGCGACGCCGCCATAGCTACCACCGATTACATCCTGTCCAAGCAGTTCAAGCCCGATACGGTCCTGGTCTACGCGGTGACTCCGGTTTGGTTTTACGGGCCTTACCAAGCCTATTCCAAGCTGGGCCACATCCCGGGCTCGGTGATGGTCTCCTATCCCGACTACTTCCAAAAGGACAAGACCTGGAAGTCCAAGGAGGAGTTGCAGCGGCTTTTCGCCTCGGTGGGGGCCACCCCGGACAAGGAGACCATTTGCTATTGCGGCGGCAACCCGGCCGCCTCCTGCCTGTACTTCACCCTGAAGCACGTGTTGGGCTATCCCAAGGTGCGTTACTACTATCAAGGCTCCACCATGGGCTGGCTCGACGATCCCCGCGACCTGCCCCTGCACACCTATTGGAACCAGCACCTGCTGCGCGATCCCTATTTCGTGCGGTGGTGGGGCGGCAAGCGCATTCAATACCTGGTGGGCGACTCCCAGGTGCTGACCGTGGATGTGCGTTCTCCCCAGGCCTATCAGGCCGGGCACATCCCCTACGCGGTGAACGTGCCGGTGAGCGATCTCACCGGCAAGCTGGGAGCCGACCCGGCCAAGTGGGCCCAGCTCCTGGGCGACAAGGGAGCGGCGGATTTCAAGCAACTGGTGATCGTGGACGACACCTCCACCCCCAACGCCTGCCTGATGTTCTGGCTGGCCGAGTACATGGGACGCCCCAAGGTCTCGGTGCTCAACGGCGGCATGAAGGCCTGGCAGGACCACAAGTTGAAGGTGACCGACAAGCCCACCGTAATCGCGCCAGCCAAGACCAAGTATGATGTGGCCATCCAACCAGCCAAGATAAAGGCGCGCCCCCAAGCGGCGGTGCGTCTGGCCGATGCCGGGCAAAAGCCCGATTTCCTGGGCTACCCCAGGGTGTACATCAACGCTTCGGCCAACAGTGCCCAGCTTCCTTTTGATCCGGCGGGCGCCAAGGTAGTGAATATTCCCGCCGGAAAGAACTTCAATGAATACGGAATATTAGATTTCGCCTCCAATTTGATTAAACTGTACGAGGATGCCGGGGTCTACAAGCAAGCCGAAGTGGTTTGCTACTCCGACAAGCCCGAAGAAGCTGCGGCGGCCTATTATGCGCTGAGGACCCTGGGCTACCCCAAGGTCATGGTGTATTACCCCGCCAAGTAG
- a CDS encoding cytochrome c3 family protein gives MRSSHQRRLGCRWLLPGLSILAALLVVAWGAPETGAAPGSPPKQLENAPAGDCAACHGPAPVLPKDHAATKGQDMGQCRECHDGKKAPLLRSKLPLGHMHALEGVSCADCHDTGERSTVGTAKCLECHTSGEAVAKLTVPQDKKHRNPHDSPHYGTELDCEMCHHVHAKSENYCAQCHDQTKLVP, from the coding sequence ATGAGAAGCTCACACCAACGCCGCTTGGGCTGTAGATGGCTCTTGCCGGGCTTGAGCATCCTGGCGGCCCTGCTCGTCGTTGCCTGGGGCGCCCCCGAAACCGGCGCCGCGCCGGGCAGCCCTCCCAAACAATTGGAAAACGCCCCGGCCGGCGACTGCGCGGCCTGCCACGGGCCGGCGCCGGTATTGCCCAAGGACCACGCGGCCACCAAGGGCCAGGATATGGGGCAATGCCGCGAGTGCCACGACGGCAAGAAAGCCCCCCTGCTGCGAAGCAAATTGCCCTTGGGGCATATGCACGCCCTGGAGGGGGTGTCCTGCGCGGATTGCCACGACACCGGTGAGCGCTCCACGGTGGGCACGGCCAAGTGCCTGGAGTGCCACACCTCCGGCGAGGCCGTGGCCAAGCTGACCGTGCCCCAGGACAAGAAGCACCGCAACCCGCACGACTCTCCCCATTACGGCACGGAGTTGGACTGCGAAATGTGCCACCACGTTCATGCCAAGAGCGAGAACTACTGCGCCCAATGTCATGATCAGACCAAGCTGGTGCCCTGA
- a CDS encoding flavocytochrome c, producing MKMGDKAKDHSKNATSRRSFLKQAGGAAAAVGLATSGLLSKATSADAAELPKKWDQTADVIVIGSGFAGLAAALEAKKAGANVVILEKMPVPGGNSIINGGLIAATGSPLQAKEGIKDSPELMYKDMLKAGLHMNHPELAMMVADQSLDALMWTLDYLNVDYKGRVTHLGGHSVPRSYLTDVRSGAGIVRQELKKVKEEGIPLQKRTYLEHLIVDGSNGVVGVEVLSGYAFPKAGSGKKTFIKANKAVIMANGGFSYDIPFRMIQDPRLDKTLDCTNHPGATAEGLVELLRIGATPVQPSWIQLGPWGCPQEKGMGIGYIFAISGCFPFGVMVDPKTGKRFVNELADRKVRADAIIKTGHWAVGVADQNGAKYVDGLDKMLARGTVKQFNTLDELAQAFKVDSAGLQEQVKRYNAFLAKGKDEEFGKPFRASSQPIAKPPFYGMYLWPKVHHTMGGVQINSKAQLLDLNGMVVPGIYAAGEVTGGVHGAVRLGSNATTDCLVFGRIAGANAAKEKSRG from the coding sequence ATGAAAATGGGCGACAAGGCAAAGGACCACAGCAAGAACGCAACATCAAGACGGAGTTTCCTTAAGCAAGCGGGAGGGGCGGCCGCGGCCGTAGGCTTGGCCACTTCGGGCCTTTTGAGCAAGGCCACCTCCGCCGACGCAGCCGAACTGCCCAAGAAATGGGACCAAACAGCCGATGTCATCGTGATCGGCAGCGGGTTCGCCGGTCTGGCCGCCGCCTTGGAGGCCAAGAAGGCCGGAGCCAACGTCGTGATCTTGGAGAAGATGCCGGTTCCCGGCGGCAATAGCATCATCAACGGCGGCCTCATAGCCGCCACCGGTTCTCCCCTCCAGGCCAAGGAGGGGATCAAGGACTCCCCCGAGCTGATGTACAAAGACATGCTCAAGGCGGGCCTGCACATGAACCATCCGGAGCTGGCCATGATGGTGGCCGATCAGTCTCTGGACGCCTTGATGTGGACCCTGGACTATCTGAACGTGGACTACAAGGGCCGGGTTACCCACTTGGGGGGCCATTCGGTGCCCCGCAGCTACCTGACCGACGTGCGCTCCGGCGCGGGCATCGTTCGCCAGGAGTTGAAGAAGGTCAAGGAGGAAGGCATCCCGCTCCAGAAGAGGACCTACCTGGAGCACTTGATCGTGGATGGGTCCAACGGCGTGGTGGGGGTGGAGGTCCTGAGCGGCTACGCCTTCCCCAAGGCGGGCAGCGGCAAGAAGACCTTCATCAAGGCCAACAAGGCCGTGATCATGGCCAACGGCGGCTTCTCCTACGACATACCCTTCCGCATGATCCAGGACCCCCGTTTGGACAAGACGCTGGATTGCACCAATCACCCCGGCGCCACCGCCGAGGGCCTCGTCGAGCTTCTGCGCATCGGGGCCACTCCCGTGCAGCCCTCCTGGATCCAGCTCGGTCCCTGGGGATGCCCCCAGGAAAAGGGCATGGGCATCGGTTACATTTTCGCCATCAGCGGATGCTTCCCCTTTGGGGTCATGGTCGATCCCAAGACCGGCAAGCGTTTCGTCAACGAGTTGGCCGACCGCAAGGTGCGCGCCGACGCCATCATCAAGACCGGCCACTGGGCGGTGGGCGTCGCCGACCAGAACGGGGCCAAGTACGTGGACGGTCTGGACAAGATGCTGGCCAGGGGCACCGTCAAGCAGTTCAACACCCTGGATGAGTTGGCCCAGGCCTTCAAGGTGGACTCGGCCGGGTTGCAGGAGCAGGTGAAGCGCTACAACGCCTTCTTGGCCAAGGGCAAGGACGAGGAGTTCGGCAAGCCTTTCCGCGCCAGCTCCCAACCCATTGCCAAGCCCCCCTTCTACGGCATGTACCTGTGGCCCAAGGTGCACCACACCATGGGCGGCGTGCAGATCAACTCCAAGGCCCAGCTCCTGGACCTGAACGGCATGGTGGTGCCGGGCATCTACGCGGCCGGCGAGGTAACCGGCGGCGTGCACGGCGCGGTGCGCCTGGGCAGCAACGCCACCACCGACTGCCTGGTCTTCGGCCGTATCGCCGGGGCCAACGCGGCCAAGGAGAAGTCCCGCGGCTGA
- a CDS encoding SHOCT domain-containing protein, which produces MKTLYTMIFVAMFGLSIALAGCGGADVQTQNTTTTVSEGQQLIDLQKAYEAGAITKEQYEQQKAKVLNRK; this is translated from the coding sequence ATGAAGACCCTTTACACCATGATTTTCGTGGCCATGTTTGGCCTTTCCATCGCTCTGGCCGGTTGCGGCGGAGCCGACGTCCAGACCCAGAACACCACCACCACCGTTTCCGAGGGCCAGCAGCTCATCGACCTGCAAAAGGCCTATGAGGCCGGAGCCATCACCAAAGAGCAGTACGAGCAGCAAAAGGCCAAGGTGCTCAACCGCAAGTAA
- the cysC gene encoding adenylyl-sulfate kinase, with amino-acid sequence MIWFFGMPGSGKSTLAGALRDLLKKHDNWVSFLDGDQVRKRLNRDLGFSEADRTENLRRAAEIARLMAKSGSLVIVSFITPLESNRAMVREILEGHNYCECFVKCSLDTCELRDPKGLYARARKGEIPDMTGIGSPFEASECSEIVVDTENQPYDQCMAHLLRTLQDKGLLEVN; translated from the coding sequence GTGATCTGGTTTTTCGGCATGCCGGGCAGCGGCAAATCCACCCTGGCCGGCGCCCTCAGAGACCTGCTCAAAAAGCATGACAACTGGGTCAGTTTTTTGGACGGCGACCAGGTGCGCAAGCGCCTGAACCGCGACCTGGGCTTCAGCGAGGCCGACCGCACCGAAAACCTGCGCCGGGCGGCGGAGATCGCCCGCCTCATGGCCAAATCCGGCTCCCTGGTCATCGTCTCCTTCATCACCCCCCTGGAGTCCAACCGGGCCATGGTGCGCGAGATATTGGAAGGGCACAACTACTGCGAGTGCTTTGTGAAGTGCTCCCTGGACACCTGCGAGCTGCGCGACCCCAAGGGCCTGTACGCCAGGGCGCGCAAGGGGGAGATCCCGGACATGACCGGCATAGGCTCGCCCTTCGAGGCCTCCGAGTGCTCGGAAATCGTGGTGGACACCGAAAACCAGCCCTATGACCAGTGCATGGCCCATCTACTGCGCACCCTGCAAGACAAAGGCCTTCTGGAGGTAAATTAG
- a CDS encoding sulfotransferase encodes MTPWTDWGLQALACLPGAVVFVELFRALPLMANLKYLQATTQKVMRVVRSPHTSDHWKEKILPHYAGAILAASLLNLLYLAIMAAGFALAFILVGMWFLGGFAATAALLLEPSVQIIAAALGALYAVLRVKLTPEGEGDYHLGSRLLHHLALDSRLVRKAAFDLDCSLAARRKLPTPPGPPVYVAGLARAGTTILLEAIYASGRFATLTYRDMPFITAPNLWNSISAGRRQYAEAKERAHKDRLLVNYDSPEAFEEIFWMTFDRDAYVREHHLSPHKPPREVLVNYRRYVHNIIAKDSGKTPLRYLAKNNNNLLRIASLKRAFPEAIILVPFRNPLDHAKSLMAQHQRFLKTHQEDPFSLKYMNWLGHHEFGANLKPFRFNNDAMPRCPEEIAEFSYWVRYWSCVYENVLNDHAQDIVLFDYDRFCRQPAACLEELAPILQLDKEQLEPFFSKVQSSTRHDHPEVGPTALAWAQRVHQALRHRAMADAPAQGPARQ; translated from the coding sequence ATGACCCCCTGGACTGATTGGGGGCTCCAGGCCCTGGCCTGTTTGCCGGGGGCGGTGGTGTTCGTGGAGTTGTTCCGCGCCCTGCCGCTGATGGCCAACCTCAAGTACCTGCAAGCGACCACCCAAAAGGTCATGCGGGTGGTGCGCTCTCCCCACACCTCCGACCACTGGAAAGAAAAGATCCTCCCCCACTACGCGGGCGCCATCTTGGCGGCCAGCCTGCTCAACTTGCTCTACCTGGCCATCATGGCCGCTGGTTTCGCCCTGGCCTTCATTCTGGTGGGCATGTGGTTCCTGGGCGGCTTCGCCGCCACGGCGGCCCTGCTGCTGGAGCCCTCGGTGCAGATCATCGCCGCCGCCCTGGGCGCCCTCTACGCCGTCCTGCGGGTAAAGCTGACCCCCGAGGGGGAAGGCGACTACCACCTGGGCTCGCGGCTGCTGCACCATCTGGCCCTGGACAGCCGCCTGGTGCGCAAGGCGGCCTTTGACCTGGACTGTTCCCTGGCCGCCAGGCGCAAGCTGCCCACGCCTCCCGGCCCGCCGGTGTATGTCGCCGGACTGGCCCGGGCGGGCACCACCATACTCCTGGAAGCGATCTACGCCAGCGGGCGCTTCGCCACCCTCACCTACAGGGACATGCCTTTCATCACCGCGCCCAACTTGTGGAACTCCATCTCCGCCGGGCGGCGGCAATACGCCGAGGCCAAGGAAAGGGCCCACAAGGACCGCCTGCTGGTCAACTACGACAGCCCCGAGGCCTTTGAGGAAATCTTCTGGATGACCTTTGACCGGGATGCCTACGTGCGCGAGCATCACCTGTCTCCCCACAAGCCGCCGCGCGAGGTGCTCGTCAACTACCGCCGCTACGTGCACAACATCATCGCCAAGGACTCGGGCAAGACGCCCCTGCGCTATCTGGCCAAGAACAACAACAACCTGCTGCGCATCGCCTCCCTGAAAAGGGCCTTTCCCGAGGCGATCATCCTGGTGCCTTTCCGTAACCCGCTGGACCACGCCAAGTCCCTGATGGCGCAACACCAGCGGTTTTTGAAAACGCACCAGGAAGACCCCTTTTCCCTGAAATACATGAACTGGCTGGGGCACCACGAATTCGGGGCCAACCTCAAGCCCTTCCGATTCAACAACGACGCCATGCCCCGCTGCCCCGAGGAGATAGCCGAGTTCTCCTACTGGGTGCGCTACTGGAGCTGCGTTTATGAAAACGTGCTGAACGACCACGCCCAGGACATCGTGTTGTTCGACTACGACCGTTTCTGCCGCCAGCCGGCGGCCTGCCTGGAAGAGCTGGCCCCCATCCTGCAATTGGACAAGGAGCAACTGGAGCCCTTTTTCAGCAAGGTGCAAAGCTCCACCCGCCACGACCACCCCGAGGTGGGCCCCACGGCGCTGGCCTGGGCCCAGCGGGTGCACCAGGCGTTGCGCCACCGGGCCATGGCGGACGCGCCGGCCCAGGGCCCAGCGCGGCAATAA